TAGCTGTTGCGCACCCACGTCTTCCAGGCGATCCACAGCTTGCGCAGCGGCGTCAGCGCGATGCGCTGGTTCAGCACCTGGAACTGGCTGGCTTCGAGCTCGTCCAGCAGCGCATGGTAGATCGCGCCCATCAGCAGGCCGGCGCGCTGGGCGCGGCGGTCCTGCCGCGGCAGCAGCGCCAGCGCCTCATGGTACAGCGCGCGGGCCCGGCCGGCGTGGTACTGCATCAGCGCGACAAAGCGAGCGGAATGCTCGCCCTTGAGGATTTCCGAAGCCGGCACCTGGAATTGCTGCAGCGTATTGACCGGCAGGTAGATGCGCCCGCGCCGCGCGTCCTCGCCGACATCGCGCAGGATATTGACCAGCTGCAGCGACTGGCCCAGCTTTTCGGCGAACACCAGCGTCTGCGGATCGGTATAGCCGAACAGCCGCGCGCTGAGGGTGCCGACCACGCCAGCGACGCAATGGCAGTAGCGCGCCAGGCCGGCCTCGTCCAGGTAGCGGGTCTGGGTCAGGTCCATTTCCATGCCCTCCAGCACTTCGGCCATCTCGGCCTGGCTCAGGCCGGCGCTGGCGATGTGCGGCTGCAGGGCCTGGGTGGTGGGGTGGGTCGGCGCGCCGTCGAACAGGCGGCGCAGCTCGGCGCGCCACCAGTCGAGCTGCTGGTGCGCCAGGCCGGCGTCATGGGTTTCGTCGACCACGTCGTCGACTTCGCGGCACCACGCGTACAGCGCGGTGATCGCGCGGCGGCGCTCGGCCGGCAGGAACAGGAAGCTGTAATAGAAGCTCGAGCCGCTCTGGGCGACTTTCTCTTGGCAATACTGATCGGGCGTCACGCCGGTCTCGGGTCGAAGAAATGTGGAAACCGCTGGGGAACCGCTGCGATTTGCCGCAATTCGGAGCAAATCGCGGATGAGCGGGGCCAGGCCGATGGGCGCCAGCCGCGTCGCGGTGCGCCAGCGGCGCGCCGGATTGTAGCACCGCGCCCCGGCCACCCCGGGCCGGTCCGGCGCAGTTCGCCGCCGTGGAACGCCGCTGAAGCTTTCTTCCAGACGTTTCGTCGCCTGCCGTTTGACGCACCC
This Cupriavidus nantongensis DNA region includes the following protein-coding sequences:
- the hpnD gene encoding presqualene diphosphate synthase HpnD; protein product: MTPDQYCQEKVAQSGSSFYYSFLFLPAERRRAITALYAWCREVDDVVDETHDAGLAHQQLDWWRAELRRLFDGAPTHPTTQALQPHIASAGLSQAEMAEVLEGMEMDLTQTRYLDEAGLARYCHCVAGVVGTLSARLFGYTDPQTLVFAEKLGQSLQLVNILRDVGEDARRGRIYLPVNTLQQFQVPASEILKGEHSARFVALMQYHAGRARALYHEALALLPRQDRRAQRAGLLMGAIYHALLDELEASQFQVLNQRIALTPLRKLWIAWKTWVRNS